ATATTTATGGTCgagatggtgatgatcaaataaaaacatgGCTAACACGTATTACATCGACGATAACCATTCTTTGTACAATGATTGCATTGtttatttcttttcgttATAATCGTGaaacattgaatgttttaaatgatcaatttcgaacgaaatcaaatttatttctaCTTAATTTTCATATGGGAATCTGGTTAGTCGTTTcacatttgatcattttatttggtcTTGAACGTGAAAAGgtaaatcaaatcgattgaaattgttcgaatcattttctaatttttttttgttgtattccACACGAATAGGATGAACCAAATTTACTTTgtcaatcaatatcaataatcttattattttcattgttggcaatgatttgttttacatttctaaaatgttttcattgttcatgGTTTATTGTGTTTTCACCATTAGGCGTAGCCATTTCATCAAGAAATTATCTTCTCATTGGTTACATTTCACCGATGGCAATCATTGGTATTGGTTTAACATGGTTCTATTGGACAGAGACTCAAGTTTGGCAAGATGTACTTGAATCATTATGTGGACGTTATTTGTAagttattttttgattttttttctgaattaaaaaaaatatgtttttctcattctgtaaattattttttttctttttaaagTTGTTGGCTATCATCATATAGATATACAAAACATATCTGGCTATTTCTAGGTGAATAATCTTCAACGGAAACAGGAATTATCTTTGCTTATTCTAGGTCATTAATTTCTCTATTCgtatatttataataattatgtgTATATATAGGTCCATTATATGGTCTTTTCACTACGAATCTCatactttttgttttgattatgtATCGTTATTGTACAAGTCCAATACATACTAGATCTTCAAAAACCAAACATCTTTTTTCCGTCATGTTGAatgcatttttatttttctgtaaTTTTGGTCTTACCTGGTTATTGGCAATCATTTATATTAATGAACAAATACCTATTCCATATCTATTCtcaatattattcattatattgAATGGTAGTCAGGTAAGAATGATTTTTATCTATGAATACTtttcatctatttttttttcttttgattgttAGGGAATATTCTTATTGACTGAACAagtttttagattttttaaacgaaaaaatcgtatcaaacaaacgaaaacaatGTCGACAAAGATGCGTACATCAATAAGCGTAAATAGTAGTAATATTTCATATGGATCTGGATCAGGATCATTTAATGAAgtacaaaaatcatcatataataaaatcaatggcgattcaattttatcatcatcacagcaACAAGAAATACAACCATCATATCGACGAACAGAAATGTTGGAAAAGGAAAATCATCTGaacgaaaatgatgaacatgatcacaataataataatattaataaacagaatcatcataatcattgatataaaataaatactACTACTAATCATAATcggaataataaataaaaatctgaCAAACAAATGTGTTTAGTTtatttgtctgtgtgtgtgtgtttggacAACAAAATAGATAGAAATTTGATCTTGgggaaaaaacattcgacaAATCggatcatttcattttctaggcctaataataatcttttcaattcgaatttgaaataataataatcctaTGACCGGTGATcgatctaaaaaaaaagaaaaaattgattacgATGAATCCAGAATAAAATAAGAAGATccggccaaaaaaaaacaaagaatcgacaataatcaattttcaaatgtaaatgttttgttttgtttttttttttttttggttctcaTTCGAATTTCagtaaacaacaataacagtaatgaatagaaaaatctGGTTATATCTAGTTTCACTACTTcgtttgaatatatatagcTTATATGTGCACCACATATGgttgccaccaccaccgctaTCGactgatgatcaataatggtATACCGAATACCGACTTTGTATGGGGTTCGCATGTccgttttctttcttttttttgcttttgctttttctttggttgaataaaaatttttcggcGCGTGTTTTTCCCTTCTCCATTTCACTTTCATTTACCGAAAACACAAAAAcctatcatcattcatgatatttgagcttttttttcgaaaatttcattgtcaaTCGGTCGATTGTCATACATAGCTGACTATTCTGTCTTGTTTgtggttcattcattcaaacagaATTCTTTTTCCACCTCAACATATGActaaataatgattcatggtcataataatattggaTCATtcttaacatttttttttttgcttttgtcgtcatcatcgtcatcaaatgACAATCGTTGCCATTTAACCATTTCATACAGAcggtgtttgtttgtgtgtgtgtttgtatgctTATTTTGTAGTTTATCTTGCCGGTTAATTTCCATTGTTTGAGTCTGATGCACATGTGTGCTTCAAAGTGGTTAAATCAcgccacttttttttctttctctctctcttttttcattttcaactttCTTTAatttgtggtggtggtggtgatggtgatgatggttgataTTCCATTACCATTTCATCTATTCTATGCACTTGGTGTATGTTGATTTGGTTAAATtcatcagcaaaaaaaaaataaaaatttcgtGTGACAATAACAAATTTATGGTTGTTTattaaaagtgaaaaatttttccattttttttcttgttgtttgattcaaaatatgACAAATCATAAACAACTATAAAACACCGGaactatatatatgtaaCTGACACTGCagtgttatttttttcttctcgatccacacacacacacaaaaacaaaaaacaaaaaaagaatttccaaTGTATGTAccattcgaataaaaatttgacatCAAGGTctaatgaatgtgaatttaaaaataaaaaaattcttcatttgtctaatgatgatgaataaatttttaaacattttaCTGTTTGacttttgataatgatatcaaactattcataaaatttttttaaacatcATTTACCGGCTGGTaaatatgtttgttttttttccatctcatttataattatcaattgCATTTtgattagaaattttttttttctcgaaacTATATACACATGAGAGgcatagaaaaattttattagcAATTCATATCATAAaatctgttgatgatgatgataattattcgAAACGTTCAAAACATTAatccaatgttgatgatttgttgttgttgttgttgttgttactgcTGACTTTTTTGATGACGAATCCAATAAAagaattataatgaaaattattatcattattacatcTGGTGATTGTTTTggtacaaattttttttttgttcatttgttctTGGATGTTGTCAACTCCAAAACAGAGAgatcagaaaacaaaacaaaacattcgaCATTGACATTGAAGTGCACTtaacattttgttgttgaccatttgttgttgaaataaaatgaattataattGTCACATGGGATCACATAGAAAAATGTGATGAATTTTAGTCCTTGAGATGTATCACACACAATGTatttaatgattgaatgaacaagTACAGAATGGTCAGAATTTAGTAATCGataaatgtgttttttttgtgtgtgtgtgtacatatAGATAGTGAgacattttcaacaaaaattttggatCATACCATCCTTATAAAAAAAGCgttttgtcatttgttttgtaaaTATCGGgccagtaaaaaaaaaactagccGTAGGGAGAGAACTGACTCAGACGATAActataatcaaatttttgtaaccccgaatttttcattgttctcATTGATTCGTAGTTTGAGACAAACGAtcacaaaaaccaaaaccaaaaccaaaaccaaaaaaaaaaaaaaaagtcaactGTACATAATGTATtatattctattctatttcCTGTATTCTTCTTTCAATTGCCGTAATTTGAATCCCTTAGTTCAAATAGCTTCGAGCCTTTCGGCATGATGATGGATCGAAGAAGATATTATATATATCCTATTTAAGggtattgaattgaaaagaaaaatttttttttgcttcttcaTAAATTTAAGCCTATTTTAGTTCAaactaataatgataataaagttATTAAATACAAAATGTGTGACAGATAAATGTCGTgtgtgtcatcatcatcacctttTTTTATGCCATACAGTAGTAGATTTATCCAATAAGAGAgagcaagagagagagagaaaaatctaaaattcagttttttttatatttaaaatGTTTCTTTCGTCTGCTGTTTTTGAACATGATTATttgttatttcatcatcatcatcatcatcatcatcgtcgtcattaGTCGttgtgaatgtttttgtttttcaatccaacaattttttacattcaatttgttcatcaaatcaaattattatattaatattttttgttttctctcatataaatcaatcaatctcaTCATAGAGTCCTGTGATCgatattggaaatttttttttttttttttttgaatgtatgcatcatgttgatgttttaattttgatttggtgaaaacgaaaatcaacaaaaaaaaaaaaaaaaatgaaatcatttcatcaacaacaaacggaATCAGATTGGCAATCGTCGTcggtaaatgatgataataataataataataaatttccaACAACGGtgacaccatcatcattatcattgccattatt
This window of the Dermatophagoides farinae isolate YC_2012a chromosome 3, ASM2471394v1, whole genome shotgun sequence genome carries:
- the LOC124498536 gene encoding adhesion G protein-coupled receptor L2 isoform X2, producing MANLTYSSLLVVDNLLGRSETWLNMTNVQRLKSSDKVLNLAENLALLMNKKQEEEPFDDRPIVVIECSNVLLHSKYSTLQSNQSLMYELNNTRLSLPSMSLSSNSTDKISISSTASLVNSKNLISQICGNDTMNEFQLLNTPIVSMVINDDNKTVHFPEPHYFNLETTNYDRLIFGDKPTCYYWNITEKCWSTEGCYYRKIQSNRSASICECNHLTSIVIIVDIYGRDGDDQIKTWLTRITSTITILCTMIALFISFRYNRETLNVLNDQFRTKSNLFLLNFHMGIWLVVSHLIILFGLEREKDEPNLLCQSISIILLFSLLAMICFTFLKCFHCSWFIVFSPLGVAISSRNYLLIGYISPMAIIGIGLTWFYWTETQVWQDVLESLCGRYFCWLSSYRYTKHIWLFLGPLYGLFTTNLILFVLIMYRYCTSPIHTRSSKTKHLFSVMLNAFLFFCNFGLTWLLAIIYINEQIPIPYLFSILFIILNGSQGIFLLTEQVFRFFKRKNRIKQTKTMSTKMRTSISVNSSNISYGSGSGSFNEVQKSSYNKINGDSILSSSQQQEIQPSYRRTEMLEKENHLNENDEHDHNNNNINKQNHHNH